The region CGGCACCAGAGACAGCGGTTGCAACGCGATCGTCAAATACAGAGGGAATGATGTGCTCCTGGTGCAGGTCTGAGGGCTTGACAAGTTCTGCGATCGCCATCGCTGCTTCGAGATACATACTGGTCGTGAACGTCTCAGCCCGACAATCGAGGGCACCCCGAAACATTCCCGGAAACGCTAAGACGTTGTTAATCTGGTTGGGGTAGTCGCTACGCCCAGTTGCCATCACTGCCACATCTTCGGTCACCAGTTCTGGCTGAATTTCCGGGATCGGGTTCGCCATCGCAAATACAATTGGGTCTTTTGCCATTGAGCGCACCATTTCGGGAGTCACCACGCCAGGCGCGCTAACCCCCAGGAAGACATCGGCTGCCTGCATCGCATCTGCCAGGGTTCCACCCGTTTCTACTGCAAATTCTCGCTTTTGCTCGGTCAGATCACGGCGATCCAGCGCCAGAATGCCCTTGGAATCGCACATGATGATGTGTTGAGCATCGGCTTTCCGCAGCAAACGGGCGATCGCAACACCTGCGGCTCCAGCCCCATTGATCACAATGCGAATATCAGACATCGACTTTTTCACCAATTTCAGGGCATTGATCAACGCCGCCAACGTAACAATTGCCGTGCCATGCTGGTCATCATGAAAAATGGGAATCTTTAGTTCTCGTTGCAATCGTGCTTCGATTTCAAAACAGCGAGGAGCCGCAATATCTTCCAGATTAACCCCACCAAACACTGGCGAGATACGCTTCACC is a window of Leptolyngbyaceae cyanobacterium JSC-12 DNA encoding:
- a CDS encoding malic enzyme (IMG reference gene:2510097887~PFAM: Malic enzyme, NAD binding domain; ACT domain; Malic enzyme, N-terminal domain) — protein: MLQRRVRYSRLTVKATMTDLTPNSSFSLTIRFQVPNRPGMLANVTKAVSTLGGNMGQIDLIEQTRQISIRDITVDCASTEHAETIVDAVKALPETKVINVYDRTFNLHRGGKICIQSRIPLRGQDDLAMAYTPGVGRVCNAIARDPNEVFNLTVKQNMVAIVTDGSAVLGLGNLGPEAALPVMEGKAMLFKEFGGVDAFPICLATQDTDEIVETVKRISPVFGGVNLEDIAAPRCFEIEARLQRELKIPIFHDDQHGTAIVTLAALINALKLVKKSMSDIRIVINGAGAAGVAIARLLRKADAQHIIMCDSKGILALDRRDLTEQKREFAVETGGTLADAMQAADVFLGVSAPGVVTPEMVRSMAKDPIVFAMANPIPEIQPELVTEDVAVMATGRSDYPNQINNVLAFPGMFRGALDCRAETFTTSMYLEAAMAIAELVKPSDLHQEHIIPSVFDDRVATAVSGAVQRAARHDGVARG